AGCAATTAACGTGTGCCTGAGTTGTAAAAGCAATTTCAGagcaatgaatacatgtatacctttGTATTTCTCTTCGACTATATCTGCTAGAACGTCTTGTTGGACAGTGTCACTTCTGAGGCCATTGCAAATGTCACTCCATGTACGAGAAGATGAAGATCGCAACCAGTGGGTCAGCATTTCACGCAAGCGAGCTTTATCGCAGTTCTCCTTAGATTTGATACCCTCAAGAGTGTTAACTTTAATTCCCAAAGCGAGGCCCAACTCAAACCAATCTTTAGCGGCCTTAATTAATAGAGAAAAAATATCTTGCAAACCCTCAATGCATAATTGGTCTTCATCTCTTTCATCATCCTCACCTATATTATACATGGCAACAAGGGTATTAGATTCTTCGTCGCATCCACCATGATGTAAGTATGATCACAACATCatagtagatctactgtacGTACCTGTGTGACTCCATTGTTGTAGCCGAGTGTTccagtgagggggtggagggggtgtagCAGAGGAGAGAGTGAGAGAAGTGTGGGACTGCTCCACTGACAGGAGGGACGGGGGAAACTCTGTACAGGATAAATGGTCACAGTATGTAAAGTGGATGCatgcctataataattattatgagggGTCACTTGACAAAATACTCCAAGATTTCAGTCCTTACACTACTGAGACACATTGATTATCCTCCAATGAGAATAGTGCACTTTCAGCTAAACTCAACGTACATATAAGGATGTCTTTTTGACTAAAAGTACCTGCAAAATTCTATTGATATTTTTGCAGCATACCGTGTAACGATGGCAGAGAGGGAGCTAGCACTGCATAATGGCTCCCAGATTGCTGACCTGGGATTGCCACTGCACTCATGGGGTTGAGCACTTGAGGAGGAGGGGCCACTACATGACAGTGaatacacaaaataatgtttggTTATGCACTGAAACAACTATACCTTGATTTGGATCCACTGGGTCCAGTACAATCCATATTTGGTTATCAGGCTCCTTAGTTCCTTTCAAAGTTGTTAGGTGTGAACGTTTTGGTACCTTGCAGCCCCAGCTACTCTCAGAGAGTGTCGCTTCAAGTTTTGTGGATGGAACGATTCTCCCCGGCTTGAAGGAGTTGACTCTTTTCTTAGATATCTGAATACAACAGACGCAAAACTAGCATAATTAACTTTATAACAATTTGAGAAACATTACCTTTGGTTTAACAAGTGGTTTTAGTCTCCATTCATCGATATCAACACCGCTGGTTATTGGTATATCCAGTGAAATATTTGAGTCTTCAAATTCCACTTCCAAAGTCAGTTTATTTTCTGCACCCAACTTTTGGAAATAATATTGTGTTGCCTAAAGAAATAAAACAAcaacataaataattatacattacaAAACCTCAAAAGTGTTTcctaatgcacctatcaatttcagtccccactaccccccatGCGGGCTATGTCGGGGTTTAGTTGGGATTTGATTTACATCAACTGCCCTACCCCAGGGGGCCTGTATGGTTGAAATCAAATCCCCACTTCCCCTCCCATACCCACTTAACAACCCCGGGATTTGACTACACGCGTGCATGTGCTATACTTTTCCGGATATTACTGTTGTGAATTTGTATATTGAGAAAGTCAAATTCCCCACCCTATCCCGCACCTTGGGGTTACTTGCTGAATCAAAACCCCAACAAAACCCCCCACTGTGCCCCGcagggggggtagtggggactgacattgataggtgcataagataattataattattaggcaCAAAAAAAACCACAAAATCTGTCACTCACGGCATTATGTACTGCATCATCCACATTGATTGTGAAATGAATTTCCACGGTCCGAGGGTCGGCCTTTAGGTAGTATAGACTGGCGACATACAGTAGATCAACATCACCCTCCGCAGCTATTGCATATGAACTGAAATGATTCACACTTAAACAACCATACGAGCTGTGCTCGGTGAATGAGCCACGCCCTTCAAGCTGCTTGAATGTGTAGGGCATACTCTCCTGGGAGCAATGTGCTCtcacaaatgagagcttggtTGAGCTGGTCATTTTGGCACAGTGCTGTATCTCGACTGTCAGCTGCTGTTGGAATCGACACAAGGGAAGAGGACGTATCCAGAAGACACCGCTGACCAACTGGAGATTGTCAGGAAACTGGTACTGCCCAGCTACACTGGCCTTGATTTCTAGTTGACACTGGTCAACACCAGCTGGCAGGGAGCCCTGGGGTATGGTGAGCTTGAATCCATAGCCAACCCAGTGGATGGTTTGGAGTGAGTTGGTGACGATCACACATGTGCTGGCCACAACTTCAACACCAGGGAGGTCTGAGTGGAGGTAACAGTATAGAACAATGCAAATGAGGTACCTAACTCACTGAATGGGGTTCTGAGAGTGTTTACCAAAACTGTGTATGGATTCCTGTGGTTGACTCAAGACTTCAGTTGGTAGATGAGGACATGATATGACATCTTGATAACCTATCAGTGGTCAGTGGGTGATCACATGTCAGGCTACACATCATGCACACAGTCACCCTCTGTCGTAGCGTAACTCACCTGGTTCAACCTTGAGTTCCTGCTTCACTGGAACCAGTCCTTTGCTCTCAGCTCGGAGAAAATGAATCTCGTTTCTCAGGTATTCAATTTCTGTATGTCATAAGTACAGCTGATTCATTacaatattaattatataagccTTTGCCTTTTTCTAGCTGGTGAATCTTGTCAGCTTGCTCGTCATACTCATCAGTCAACTGATCCAGCTCCGCCTGCAGACTCTCATACTCTAGAAGCCGTCGTTTCACTTCAGATCTCAATTCAGTCACAGAACTTTCTCCACCTAAAGAATCTGTACACACAAAAGTCGTTATGATAACCTCTAACCAGCTGTAGCTTGTTCCTTGTCTCCAGGGCTTAGTTGGACCTCTTGTTCTTTGTTTCGAACtgtaaaattatacatgtatagtactacTATATTATACAGACCTCTACTCTTAGTGTGTTTGCATTTTCATACCTTGTTCTTTGCTTAACTGGACCTCTGATTCAGAGGGCAGAGGTGAGTCTTCTATCTCTGGCAGTGACCCAGTCACACACTTGGCTATCTGCTCCGTGAGGTGACCCAGGTCCATCTTCCTCAGGACAGTGAACAGGCCCTCCCAGGTAGGGGGGTAAGATGGTCGCTTGCTTCTCTTCCAAGCATTGAAGATCAGCTCAACGTAATCACTAGGAGAGAGTGTGGGAGCTTTCTTTCTGTCTTTCACTAAAAGATGTACTCCCGAGGTAATGTGGAATCGATACCGATCTTTAGAGAGAAGTTCCATGAGATTGATTCCATACTTGTGCAGTTGATGCAGCTTGGGTATGTTGAACTGTACAATCAATGGTACTGAGCAAAAAATATGATAGTAATGTAATTGCTtatcataatttattatacctTTTAAAAAAGCTCTGAACACTTTATTGCTGGGCTTTTCACGTTTATCTGTCCCTCCGATAACCAATAGCTCTCCAGTTGGCAGCACAACAGCAGATGAGTGTGTCAGTGGTAGTGGCAGGTCAGCAACATGTTCCCAGGACTGGGTGCTGGAGGAGAAGGCATAGATGGCTGTTGTGAGGTCATCATAAGCCCTTCCTCGATCTCCTCCAATGGACAAGAGACGGCCACCAAAGAAGGCAGCAGTTGAATAGCAATTAGGAGCATCAGGTAGCGTCTCCCATGGTGACTGGTCGGATCCAGATATGAGTGATTGTAGTGATGTACGGAATACTTTTCCCACAGAGGTGATCAGGTACCACTGGTCACCATGGAGAACAGACTTGATGTCTTGTCCTGCATTTGCATTTGGTAGGGAGGGAGCAGTGGTCCACTGGCCATCTTTGAACACTTCCACAGAGGAGAGATCTCCTGAGGTATTCGTCCCTCCAACCACAACTAGTGCAGATCCACTACTGACAGCAGATGGGGAGCGTTGTGTCTCCTTCATAGGAGGCAGTGCTTCAACAAACTGTCCACCCCTCATCGTGAAGACTTTGTTTGTTGTCTCTATTGTAGGAtactcacacccacccaccagtAGCAGTTCAGAGTTATGGGTGACAAGGGTATAGCGATAGGTGGGTGTGTCTGTCACTGTCCATGTTCTGTCAACTCCAGGTTTGAATGAGTACAGTGAAGCTTCAGCTCTCCAACCAGGTTCATCAGTAATCCCTCCTCCAAAATAGAGTGTTCCATTCAGATACACTGAAGCGGCATTACTCATCTTCACTGGTAGAGAAGGCCATTCCTCCCACTCCAGATATGTTGAGGGATGGAGGATGTCAAGAATCTGCATGGGAGAAGGAAACATCAAGGTaagcataaattattatttagTGATGAGCTAACGTTTTCTATTATACGCAGGTTAAAATATGCGATACTAAATTCTAAATTCATGTTTGTCAgagaaaaccgcgaacatttataccctcgaaatatacgcGCTATATGGTAGCACTTTTATTTGGATAACTAACTATAGAGCTAGCAACATAACGAGGATATATATGTACtatgatttagatcccacttttttTAGTATGCACTTAATTTATAATTTCAGTGTTCAAATTTACTGTGTTGAATACTTAGAACTTGATTAGGAACGTAGATCAGAAAAATGAATTGTAGTCTGTAGCCTTGTGGCCAGATCTAATTGCTCAGGGGCCATTCAATCCCCGTGGTTGTATTACTAACTTACTACGCAAAGCCAGGTCAAATCCCACATAACAGTATGGGATCACATTTCAAGATCAAATGAGACCCAGAGGTGGGATAGTGGAGCAGCACATTGATGCCATGCATAATACCATTGccatctagatctagttagtATATAGTTATAGCACATGTCTGTGGCACAGCTATAGGTCCTTTGTTTAACATACCTTGTCCTGATCAGCCATCTTCTTTGTCACCCACCCTTCTTTAGATGCTGCAGCTTTCTACCTCCACAATCCTCTATAAGCCAAATTGCAAAATAGAAATTTTAAAGTGAGTTCTCAtcacatgtagatctatgcaaattaattatagtcacatgtTTTTAGACCATGCCTGCATGCACCCATAAAAGTTACTTatataaacagagctagaacaTCTCAATCTTACTGTATCTAGACACAATGACACAATTGTTCATGTCCACAGCTAAACCACACACAAGGTCCACTTGTTCACCCCCCTTGTTGCCAAGCAACTCGACAAACTCCCCTTGTGACGAGAACAGGTACACACCATCACACTCCCACTCACTGACATACAACACGCCCCCACCATCCACAGCAATTGCCCGAGGGTGCTTTAGTTTATTGCTACTTGTTGAACTTATAGCTGCCGATGATTTATGAGTGATAGATCGAATAAACCGTCCATCAGCTGTGAAGACTTGCACTCGATTGTTGTAATAGTCCGATATATACAACACAGTGTTGGAATCGTCAATAGCGATATTCTCGGGGAAATTAAACAGTCCATCACTATGGCCTTCACTACCGAATGAGCGCTTGAATGTGAGATGTGCAGAGAAAACTTGCACTCGATAGTTGACTTGATCGCAGACGTACAATCGATGTTTCTTCTTGCTGAAACAGATGCCCAAGGGAAGGTTGAATTGTCCATCCTCACTTCCCATGCATCCAACAGTAGCAACGAACTTTCCTTTAGATGTAAACTTCTGTACTCGATGATTACCAGAATCGCTCACATAGATATTATCATCTTTATCAATCGCAACTCCTCTTGGTTTGTTAAATTTTCCATGTTCTGTTCCAAATCCACCGAATGCTTTCTTCTTGCCGTCTTGAGCTATGATCGAGACGTAGTTTGATTTGTACTCGGCCACTATCAGTTCACCTTTGCTGTTCGTTGCAATACCTCGCGGCTTGCTAAGACCTTCGATGATTCTGATCGGCTTACGAAGGCTCTCTGGCGACGGGGTAACGGCCACAGGGTACGGACTACCTTTGATGGGTCTATGATTGATTCTAATGTGAAGACTGTGTTTCCCTCGGCTAACTGGCTGGTAGGTGAGCGTACGGCGACCATTTTCCCTTTCAATATCACATTTAATCGAAGCTCCGCTCTTGTTGTCTACTAGCTCAGCTGCAAGATCAAGTTTATCGATTAAATTGTCCACTGCAACGATAGTTTCTCTCCCGTCTATTGCAAATCCCAATCCTTCTCCACTTACAATGCAGTTATCAATCGCCACCTGTTCCGAATATACACTCCCAAAATCTTTGCAGTTTTGACGAATCTGCTCTGACTTGTCTCTGATAAATATCATATCTGCTTCGATCTGTGGCTGAATTGTGGATGGTTCAAACTCGACCGTTATCTCCTGTTCTTCGTGGCCGACTTGAGTGGTTGCCTCGAGTAACACGTTGCTCATCTTCGTGCGAGAGAGCTCAACTTTTTGCTTGTGGGCCGACAAAATTTGTAGCTTTTGTTGAGCGAGGCTATCGAGTTGTGTAACCAGCTGTTCCTTGCGTTCTTCAATGATATGGATCAGTGAGTTCATTTCTCGGTTGATTTTCGCTTGAAGTGAGGATTTTTGAGAGTTAATTCTTTGTTCTCGTTCGTCGAATGTCTTCAAGGCTTTGTCTAAGTGCCTCTTGACGACTTTGAGACTCAACACGGTAGTGGTTGCTGGAGTAGCCATATCCTGCATTTGGTAATGATTATATCAGTATATATAAGGTGTCCGACACgactagctctagctctagctctagctctatagCTCTACGATACTATATAGTGAGGGAAATGTCTTATACAAAAATTATACTAAGCCAAAAAAAGGAACCTTGTTATTTTCTTGTAGGGCAACAAGCAAATtacaagcataataattattatagaatgaTTGCTCTCATATATCTGTGTTCTGAACAAGCtaacatgcaataattattatagaatgaTTGCTCTCATATATCTGTGTTCTGAACAAGCTAACATGCAAACTACAAGCAAACTACAAGCAAAACAAGCTTTGCATCATTGATCTCACCTTTCCTTTTTGTTTGCTCTCTTCTTGATCTTCAAAAGGGCAGCCAAGGACTAGACTGTTCTGggagcacatgcacatgcacaatagGCAGCCATATATgccaacacaccacacatgtgCTGTGTGCCTTATTATTACTCGAGGTGGTGCAGTGATTAGCTAGCTGCCCAAATACAGTGTTGTTGTGCAATACAGCTGCATGCGTATGGTTTCGCATTGATTGACCACTGTTGACATTCCTGAACTGTTGTTAGCTACAAAATGGAGGACGCTGTGATGGCACAACTGTTGGGGATGGGATTTACGAGTGAGGACATCACTGCCTGTCAGAGGGAGCTCTCAGCTCAGGGTAAATACAGTCTACAAAAGGCTACAGAATGGTAGGCCTATTCAATATAAATTATCTTTACAAAAACATCATTATTCTACTATTTATACACAAGGCTGTACAATTTGATGGCTACTTGTCAATCACACAGGTTGCTACAACGGCAGCAGCAAGCCTCcacaggtcaaagttcaaccAGGCGTCTCGTTCTCACTGCACCTCCTCGTGAGGTTGCTATGGAAACCAAACCAATGTCGTCATCCAGTGATCTGTCCTCCCAAAGTCACGATAAACCACTCAAAACCAGGTAATGCCCATGCACGATGTTTGATGAACAAGCTCTGAATAAATTGGAGCTCATTGTACATTTAACACGGTGACGGTGATTTATATGTTATCTTGACTTATTCTAGAACGTTCATAGCACATAAATAGTATAATCTGTTTTAGAAATTGAGCACGTAATTCCCCATTTATGGACATTTCACTaaaacacactcacactcttcaccccatcacacacctcacactcacactcctcaccccatcacacacctcacacacctcacaggtACATAGTGAACGAGGATCACAGTCGAGACAAAGATCGGTTTGCGGCTAAAGAGAGAGaggaggcaataaagagaGCAAAGGTGATGCGCTTGGCCGACATCAAAGCAAGGCAACAAGTGATGCAACATATCGAAGAAGATAGAAAGTGAATAATAATCTGATAATAATTTTTGCTGGTTTCCAATTATCTAAATTTCTTTTAGGGCTAAAGAAGCGAAGCTAAAGTCTCCCACACAACCAAGCTCTGTGGCTCGTACCCTACAGGACGCTTCTTCACAGTCAGCTGACAGCCACATGACCAGGTCACATGACACTTGCCGGCTTCAGATACGTCTGCCCGATGGTCGAGTATTAAGACAAAGCTTCCCTACATCCGCTAGTCTTAGTCAAATTGTTGAGCTTGTTATGGAGAGCTGTTCCGATTGTGGGAGTGTGCAACTGAttcaggtgagtgggtggtgtgtgtgtgtgtgtgcagctgattcaggtgagtgggtgtgtgagtgtgcagCTGATTCAGGTGTGGGGGTTCTAATGTTAGAAAAGAGATAAGACAAAAACTGAGTACAGATAGAATCGAACCCTTACCCTCTTTCACTTGAAATTACATGTAGTTGCCTAACCTTACTAAGCCATCGGGTTATCATATGGATTGTGCCCTAAAAGAGGGACAGCTGTtaaggtttgtgtgtgtgcgtgtgtacagTAATACTGTATACCTGTAGTGAGTGAATGCTCTCTGTCACTGTTGGCTAGCTTGTGCAGGAGGTTGGCACCTTGTAGCACTTATTGCATGTATGCGATACATGCGACTGCACTAACAATTGTAGTACATCAACATCTATATTGATCCCATTACACTGCACTAATTGCCACGCCCACACAGCCGTACCCTCATCGTGAGTTCACTCTCTCTGAGTATCAATGCTCTCTCCAGTCACTCAATCTCTGTCCCTCTGCCTCGCTCGTCGTCGCTAAGCAACCAGCCTCGTTAAAAGTGGACTCCGAACAATCTGCAACAGATTCTAACGAACTaattgaccaatcagatgaCAGTAGTTCTGCTCAAGCTGTCGCAAACCCTCCGAAACAACGAAGAGTTATGTTCAATACAACTCAAAGTTCAAAGGGCAAAGGTCATCGACTGGGAGATGGCAGTGCTAATACTAATGAGCCAATGGATATGGATGTTGGAGGCGATAAAGATGAAGATGATGAAGAAGATATGGATCAGGATGACGATGACGATGACGATGCTAAAGACAATAATATGAATGTGAATATGTTCCCCCTTCGTGGTTTTGGACAGCCTCGTCCtgggaaaccacacccactagccAGGGGGGCTAATCGAggtgagggtggtgtgtgtgtacttgtacCAGTGTGTGCCCAGAATTTGTACAGTGTTGGCCATTATTTTCTCATAACACAAATTTACCTTTTTATGTGACAAACTAgtccagtgtgggcacatccctgctAACAAGTAGTGAACTAGCTACCCTAAGAGATGGTTATTTTTATCTAGAGGTgattagtaccaaccaccaccaccattgACCAGTGTGTACATCACTGTATGCACAATGTTACTTTAGCCACTGTTTATGTGTTTTATTGCTCATTCAATGTATTTTGTGATTTATTTATTTTACATCTTTCTCCTCCACTCTACTACAGTTGTACCTGGTCGTTTTATGCCCGCTGGTATGGGGTTTGGAGGTATGGGGTTTGGTGGTATGGGGGGTGGTGGCGAGGGGGGCAATCGTCTGGGGGGCAAGGAGGCGGTAGTGGACAGTGGCGTACAACAACAGGCAATACGAATGAGAGAGGCAGGTCAGAGAAAAtcaaatattataattattattttgattaCGTGTACAGTATAAGAATAATTTaaatttaaataattatgctagaatataaaatataattttacccctcacacacaccacacacacacacacacaccacacacacacacacgcacacacctacacacacaccacacacacacacacacacacacacacctacacacacaccacacacacacacacacacagctcgtAGTGCTGCCATCAGACGTTCTGAGGCTCCCGCCCCTCACACATggcacactcctcacaccctcacacatcacGGACCACCC
The Halichondria panicea chromosome 14, odHalPani1.1, whole genome shotgun sequence DNA segment above includes these coding regions:
- the LOC135347886 gene encoding E3 ubiquitin-protein ligase TRIM71-like — translated: MCMCSQNSLVLGCPFEDQEESKQKGKDMATPATTTVLSLKVVKRHLDKALKTFDEREQRINSQKSSLQAKINREMNSLIHIIEERKEQLVTQLDSLAQQKLQILSAHKQKVELSRTKMSNVLLEATTQVGHEEQEITVEFEPSTIQPQIEADMIFIRDKSEQIRQNCKDFGSVYSEQVAIDNCIVSGEGLGFAIDGRETIVAVDNLIDKLDLAAELVDNKSGASIKCDIERENGRRTLTYQPVSRGKHSLHIRINHRPIKGSPYPVAVTPSPESLRKPIRIIEGLSKPRGIATNSKGELIVAEYKSNYVSIIAQDGKKKAFGGFGTEHGKFNKPRGVAIDKDDNIYVSDSGNHRVQKFTSKGKFVATVGCMGSEDGQFNLPLGICFSKKKHRLYVCDQVNYRVQVFSAHLTFKRSFGSEGHSDGLFNFPENIAIDDSNTVLYISDYYNNRVQVFTADGRFIRSITHKSSAAISSTSSNKLKHPRAIAVDGGGVLYVSEWECDGVYLFSSQGEFVELLGNKGGEQVDLVCGLAVDMNNCVIVSRYSKIEMF
- the LOC135347837 gene encoding uncharacterized protein LOC135347837 isoform X1, translating into MEDAVMAQLLGMGFTSEDITACQRELSAQGKYSLQKATEWLLQRQQQASTGQSSTRRLVLTAPPREVAMETKPMSSSSDLSSQSHDKPLKTRYIVNEDHSRDKDRFAAKEREEAIKRAKVMRLADIKARQQVMQHIEEDRKAKEAKLKSPTQPSSVARTLQDASSQSADSHMTRSHDTCRLQIRLPDGRVLRQSFPTSASLSQIVELVMESCSDCGSVQLIQPYPHREFTLSEYQCSLQSLNLCPSASLVVAKQPASLKVDSEQSATDSNELIDQSDDSSSAQAVANPPKQRRVMFNTTQSSKGKGHRLGDGSANTNEPMDMDVGGDKDEDDEEDMDQDDDDDDDAKDNNMNVNMFPLRGFGQPRPGKPHPLARGANRVVPGRFMPAGMGFGGMGFGGMGGGGEGGNRLGGKEAVVDSGVQQQAIRMREAARSAAIRRSEAPAPHTWHTPHTLTHHGPPSLEELSTRALLTLSSSYGMPSCSRLSPLVARRFMRALKDKKRLNVKTLAAFHGCPVQVIELDNYIYTTNELLQALCYFPSITSLSLGSCSIITDRAITSLLPYLHALTSLNLNGCRQLDEVICRGIRSCTLLEVLKLSEVKVTDRGFSLLLATPLTHLQVLDLSKTQITTKSLRLLPAGSPNLESLNIEGTTIDNFSLLSQLPRLHTLNIANTPAHSDVGTLIGCRGLHSLSLVGLCVETTALEQLMSALQLESLVLPDRNYFSDDGLKVVSGFPLAHLNLMDYCHVTDLGISHVSHMTSLQVLTLSRTKLTDEGMPCLMALTGLHELSLDNTLVTDAGVMCLSSLTRLDVLSLSDTKVTSQFILDGCLDALGMLSKLNLSRTTVCDSGMTRLQLPSLTMLNVNWTCVTEKTSLDTLRRGCPLLEVLGNSNIGQPLPGQLPIDGEDNQ